The genomic segment aaaaaaagtttagcccgcggttttccgcgggttagtacctagttgtactattattatatttgatatttataaaatcaacgttttgagaaattttaaaGTTCAAGATTTAAAAGTATTTGGAACACTCAATAGTCAACTAGTgaattttggtaaattttttcttttccacattAGTTATATTGTCACTCTCATCCAACCATCAGCAAACTAATTATTCTATTGCtaataaaaggaagaaaaaacacCAAACATCTGACATTAAACTTTTAAGAGCATAACGGAAGCATCTTTCAGAATAACGGAGACTTTTAAGAGAGAGTACGTGAGACTTGAAGCTTTGAGATTTCAGATccaactgttttttttcttcttcgcaATATCAAAGTAGACGACTATGGACATTCAAGATGGAGTGTATTTCCCACATATCCACCACCATATCATGATGCCTTGGAATAATCTGAAGAAAGGTGATTGTTGTGGACGCTTGGAAGCTATCAGTGATGGCTACTATTGCAAAAGCTGTGATTTCTTCGTCCACAAGAAATGCGGCGAGTCCCCTCGATCTATCGAACATCCATGCCACTCCATTCATCCTCTTATGCTTCAAAGCAAACCACATAATATATGTGATTTATGTGAAAGGAGTATTGAGAATCTATGCTACCACTGTGAGATCTGTGACTTCGACGTGGATATATACTGTGTTAGGTACCCACCACCATTAGTTGTTGAATTTTCTGGGATGCATGACCACAAGCCCACCCTTCTCAAGGAGCGGACCAAGTTTTACTGTGCTGCAACATGTGGGAAGACTGGTCATGATAGTTTCGCTTACAAGTGTCATGAATGTGATTTAGCCTTCCATGTGGCTTGCGTATGGGACTCATCCGAGTTGAAACTCCCATTAGAGGTAAACCACTCTCACCACCCCTTGCACCCTCTTAAGCTTCTCACGGGTCGATCACCGGAGTATTCTGATGAAAAGTGTCGTCTTTGCGATATTAAGATTGATGATGATTCTTTTTATCACTGTTCGTCGTGTAACTTCACTTTGGATATACGTTGTGTCTTTCATCCACTACCACAATCTGTTCTGGAGGTGAAAGCGCATGATCACCAACTCACCCTTCTCCCAAGACTCGATTCTTTTACATGTAACGCTTGCGGACTCAAGGGAGATCGAAGCCCTTACATATGTGTTCAATGCAATTTCATGATCCACCAACATTGTCTTGCCCTTCCACGCATCATAAACATCAATAGGCATGATCACCGTGTTTCTCGCACTTCTGTTGTTGGTGTTGTGAACTCTACATGTGGAATTTGTCGCCATAAAGTGGATTGGATTTGGGGAGGTTATGTTTGTCAGCGGTGTCCTTGTTATGTTGTTCATTCGAAATGTGCTACTAGAAGAGATGTGTGGAACGGGAAAGAACTCGAAGGAGTACCTGAGGAGATAGAAGACATAGAGCCATATGTGGTAATAGATGACAATACAATACAACATTTTAGCCACAAAGAGCATTACCTTAGACTCCACGTTAATGGTCTTCTCTGCGAGGAAAACAAGCGGTGCAGTGCTTGCACCCATCCCATTTGTCTTCAATCCTTTTATTATGGTTGTATCGACTGTTGTTTCCTTCTCCACCAGAAGTGTGCTGAACTTCCTAGAAGGAAATGGCATGTGCTACACAATGAACGACTTACTTTAATAACAAGCACGACCAATTTCTTTGGCTGTCGAGCTTGTAATAAACCATCCAATGGTTTCAAATATCAGTATGGGGAGAAGACGTTAGATGCTTTGTGCGGTTCAATTTCTGAGCCATTTTTCCATCCAAGTCATCCCGATCATCCTTTATATCACACTGGAGCAAAAGGAAGGATACAATGCAATGCTTGCAACAAGTTGACATATCCTGCGCTCTCTTGCATTGAAAAGGGTTGTGGATTTTCATTGGGCTTCGACTGCGCCACTTTACCACAAGTTGTAAAGCATAGAGTTGACAGTCATCTTCTCTCACTTTGCTATGGCGACAAGGTAAGTGGGAAATGTTGGTGTGACATTTGTGAGAAAGAAACCGATCCAAATATATGGTTTTACACTTGTAGAGATCAGCAAGCTAGTTTGCATATAAAGTGTGTGATAGGAGACTTGTCAGGGCTCATGCCAAGAAGCACAATAGCGGTTTCTGGCATACCAAATGAGGTTATCGTCAATGATAGTATGTCTCGCCCATTTTGCATGAATTGTAAGTCGCGTTGCATGTACCCTCTCATCTTGAAGAGGCTTGGAACACCAGATGCATATGCACATCATTGCTCCTTTCATTGCATGGTTGCTACCGTACTTGTAATTTTACGAGACTTAGGTCTAGATCAAGATGTCTCTCGATTGGAGTAAAGATAAATCGTTCAAGCGCACAAATGTAACAAAGTATGTGAAGCAAGAGATCTttgtttagatttcttttttatatttctttcacAACTTCATTTGCATTACGTGTTTGATTTCCTTCGATGTATTTTGAATAGGTGTTTTTTGAGTTTGCTATTGAAAGGATCTTgcagcttcttcttcgaaaACGAAAAACCATACAAGAAACATAATGATGTCTCATCAATATTAGACTCTTTGGTCACTATCCATTGTTATAGTCCtcgacaacaacaaaaccaacaacaggTTCACCACTTTTGAACTCGAGTACTAGCACAATGGTTGCAGTATTCAGTTACATATAACAATTGACTGTTAATTGATGTTAGTTTAATAGTTCAACAGATTTCCaggataaacaaaaaaaaaaaaacagaaaacaaaaccccAATGTGATTGATATAAAATGTACGAGGCATTTCCAGGATCAAAAAGCAGAGGAAAAGGCAAGATGATCAGGATATACCACAACAAATATAAAGTCACAAGCCATTACACCTAAAGGAACTGTATTTATCCCTCAGAATTGGTAATGGACGCCttaaaacaaaagccaaaaaaacaaaaaacaaaactttcaatcgattgggaaaaaaaacaaaataaaggaaaatgCTCAGTGGAAGGAGAAGTCGTTTAATTAAGGAGAGCTCACGGTATAACCCACTGCTCTTCTCACACTCTTCGTGCTTTTCTCTCAtcattgcatcatcatcaaaacaataacataaaagaaaaagccTCAGTGTGTGTAACAAAGTCAGATCATAGATTCAAAGAACCTCACTGAAATCCGCTAAGATAAttgtttttatcatcatcagctttttcataccccaaacaaaaacacatccaatccaaacaaaaaaaccttcaaaacaaaactttattcaataatggatttttaaaaaaagacaagattttAGTATGAAAGAAAGGGAGGT from the Camelina sativa cultivar DH55 chromosome 12, Cs, whole genome shotgun sequence genome contains:
- the LOC104733642 gene encoding uncharacterized protein LOC104733642 — encoded protein: MDIQDGVYFPHIHHHIMMPWNNLKKGDCCGRLEAISDGYYCKSCDFFVHKKCGESPRSIEHPCHSIHPLMLQSKPHNICDLCERSIENLCYHCEICDFDVDIYCVRYPPPLVVEFSGMHDHKPTLLKERTKFYCAATCGKTGHDSFAYKCHECDLAFHVACVWDSSELKLPLEVNHSHHPLHPLKLLTGRSPEYSDEKCRLCDIKIDDDSFYHCSSCNFTLDIRCVFHPLPQSVLEVKAHDHQLTLLPRLDSFTCNACGLKGDRSPYICVQCNFMIHQHCLALPRIININRHDHRVSRTSVVGVVNSTCGICRHKVDWIWGGYVCQRCPCYVVHSKCATRRDVWNGKELEGVPEEIEDIEPYVVIDDNTIQHFSHKEHYLRLHVNGLLCEENKRCSACTHPICLQSFYYGCIDCCFLLHQKCAELPRRKWHVLHNERLTLITSTTNFFGCRACNKPSNGFKYQYGEKTLDALCGSISEPFFHPSHPDHPLYHTGAKGRIQCNACNKLTYPALSCIEKGCGFSLGFDCATLPQVVKHRVDSHLLSLCYGDKVSGKCWCDICEKETDPNIWFYTCRDQQASLHIKCVIGDLSGLMPRSTIAVSGIPNEVIVNDSMSRPFCMNCKSRCMYPLILKRLGTPDAYAHHCSFHCMVATVLVILRDLGLDQDVSRLE